The genomic DNA CTAAGGAAAATAAAGATAGAATAGATACTATCAAGTTCTTGACAAAAGCAGTTAATATGCTTGATCTTAGAAAGCCATATAATGAAGAATTCTATAATAATATCAATGAAGCTTTAGATTTCCTTGAAAACAAGTATTATCATGAATTCTGTGGAGATAAAAGTGTAGTTGCCAAATGTGTTGGACATACACATATCGATGTTGCTTGGCTATGGGATCTGGACCAAACCAGATTAAAAGTTCAAAGAAGTTTTTCAACTGTTTTGGAACTGATGAATCATTATGATGATTATAAATTCATGTCAAGTCAACCACAATTATATAAATTCTTAAAAGAAGACAGACCAGATGTATATGAACAAATAAAAGAACGTATAAAAGAAGGACGTTGGGAACCAGAAGGTGCAATGTGGGTTGAAGCTGATTGTAACTTAAGTTCTGGTGAATCACTAGTTCGTCAAATAGTTTATGGAAAACAATTCTTCAGAAACGAATTCGGTGTTGAGAACAAGATTCTCTGGTTACCTGATGTATTTGGATATAGTGCAGCTTTACCGCAGATATTGAAGAAATCTTCTGTAGATTATTTCATGACAACTAAAATAAGTTGGAATGAATATAATAAGCTTCCTTATGATACTTTCATGTGGGAAGGACTTGATGGAAGTGAAGTATTGACTCATTTCATTACAACAGCTAATTTTGATGATCTACCAGAAAGATTCTTTACTACTTATAACGGATATATCGATCCGAAATCCGTAAAAGGTGCTTGGGAAAGATATCAGCAAAAAGATTTAAGTGACGAAGTTCTAATCAGTTATGGATTCGGTGATGGTGGTGGTGGACCAACTAAAGATATGCTAGAGATTTCTAAGCGTCTTGAAAAAGGAATAAAAGGTTGTCCTGCTGTAAAATTAACTTCTGCTACTGATTTCTTTGAGAACCTTGATAAAAATGTATCAGATGATCCAAAATTACCTAGTTGGGTTGGAGAATTATACTTCGAATATCATAGAGGTACATTAACAAGTATGGCTAGAAATAAACGTTATAACAGAAAATCGGAATTCTTATATGAAGAAATTGAATGGTTATCATCTATGGCTAATCTTGTAGAAGGAACACCTTATCCAAAAGATGATATATATAATGGTTGGGAAATCATTTGTCTCAACGAGTTCCATGATATTATACCTGGTTCATCAATCAAGAAAGTATATGAAGATTCAAAAGAACAATATGAAGAAATAATCGCTAAGGGAACAGATATAAAAAATAATTCTGTAGATGCTATAGTTAAAAATATCGGTATAGATGAGAAATCAATTGTAGTATTTAACCCACTATCATTTGACAGATCAGAGGTAATAGATTTTGATTATAAAGAAGAAGTATCTGTATATGATAATGATGAGAAACTTCTAACAACATATAAAGATGGAACTGTATCTTTTTATGCTGAGATACCTGCAAAAGGTTATAAAACATTCGTAATAAGAAAAGAAGAGAACAATAATGATGAGCCTTTAACTGTTGAAGTTAATCATTTAGAAAACAAGTTCTTTGATATAAGATTGGATGACAATGCAAACATAACTTCATTAATAGATAAGAGAGTCAACAGACAAGTATTGAAAGAAGGCCAAAGAGGTAATGTTCTTCAAGCATTCGAAGATAAACCTCATAACTGGGATGCATGGGACATCAATATCTATTATCAAGAAAAAATGTGGGAAATCAATAACGTGGAAAGTGTAAATGTAGTAGAGAAATCTCCATTAAAAGCAACATTGGAAATCAAGAGGAAATTCTTGGATTCAACTATTGTTCAACTTATGACTATCTATAATGAAATTCCAAGAATCGATTTTGATACTACTATTGATTGGAAGGAAAAACATATACTTGTAAAAGCTGCATTCCCAGTGGATATTCATACTGAAAAAGCTACTTATGATATTCAATTCGGTAATGTTGAAAGACCTACTCACTGGAATACTAGTTGGGATACTGCTAAATTTGAAGTATGTGGTCATAAATGGGCTGATTTATCAGAAGATGATTATGGAATAAGTTTACTTAATGATTGTAAATATGGTCATGACATAAAAGATGGCAATATGAGATTGACTCTATTGAAATCTCCTACTTCACCTAATGAAGATGCAGACAGGGAAATCCATAACTTCAAATATTCATTATATCCACATGTGGGTAACTGGAAGAATGGTGGTACTGTTCAACAAGCTTATGAAATCAACGTACCAGTTCATACATGTATAGCTGATGCTAGTGAAGGTTCTATGCCTAATGAATTATCTTTCATGAAGATGGATAAAGAAAATGTCATTGCAGAAGTAGTTAAAATGGGAGAATACGACGAAGAGATCGTTATTCGTGTACATGAATGCTACAACAGAAGAAGCAATGTGAATATTAAATTCTTTAGAGATATCAAGAAAGTTACAGAATGTGATTTAGAAGAAATAAAAGAATATAATAATATAGAAACTTCAAATGGAGAATTCCAATTTGAAATAAAACCATTTGAGATTAAAACATTTAAATTACAACTGAATTAATAAAAATTGAAAAAGCCAGTTAAAATGAGGTACTCCCTGTCAACTTGACAGGGAGTATTTTAGATTTAGGATACTTGTACGAAATCTCTTATTACATATTAATAAGACTGCAAACACATTCATATGAATTCAATAAGACATCAAGCATCAAAAATCCGTCTGTTTCGTTCTCTAAAGTCTTTGGGTGATAATGAATTTTTCTTTTTAAATAAAGAATAGCAGTAAGAAACATTATGAAAACCAACATCATATATTATATCTAGTATATCCATTTTAGAGGTTAAAAGTAATGTTTCCATTTTTTCTAGTCTTAATTGATTTATCCACTGAGCAGGAGTTTTATGATAATATTTTTTCATCTGTCTGGTAAGATGTTCTTGGGATTTCCCAGAAAGCTCAATAAATTTTTTTAATCCTATTACTAGATTATCCTGTTCTTTTATTTCTTCTTTCGCATGATGGAGCCATCTAGGTATGATTTCATTATTTTGATTATTTGATATATTTATATTATATATAAATATATAATCATAAATAATACTTTGAAAATAATATTCTTGTACTTCCACAGGCATTTGTTTTAAATTATTAAGTTTACTGAAAATAGAACTCCATTGGTAATCTAAGGCATAGACACTAGGTATCTCCTGATTATAATTATCCTGCCTTATTTTATTGAAAAATAATTTGCACTTATCATCTAGATCTGAGAAATAGAATGCCAGATTGGTTATTGTGGTTTCTTTATCTTTTTTTGCTGAAAAACAGTGTCTATCTTCAGGATAAATAAATTGTATTGATTGAACAGGTAAATAATATTTCTCATTATTGATATAATGAATGAATGTCCCTTTTTCAACAAAGAATAGCTCATAAAAATCATGGGAGTGAAAATTACTTTTTATATTTGAATGAAATAATGATTTGCCCACATAAAATCTTTCATTATTTTTTAAGAAATCTTTTAATAATAATTGGTTATGCATATAGAACACCTCGAAAAATTTTATTTAATAATATCAATATACCATAATGATTGTCAATATGTAATGAGAAAAAATAATCCATTTAGGTTAAAATAATAGTACCTAAACAATATTATAGCAGTATTTAGGTTATTTAGAAAAATATCAAGTTATGTTCTAAAAATAGAGTTGAATAATTAAATTATCTACAGGAGGAAATTATGAAGGGTAGAATTACAGATCACAAGAATCAAAATCTGGCAAATTTACATGAGGATGTAGCATTTGGAAGAGCTAACGGTCAAATTATCTGGCAACCTAGAATTCAGTGTTGGTTGACAGATAAAAAATTTGAAGGTATAAAATTGCCTGTACCTTATGAAGGCAAAACAAAAGCAGAGATATACAGAGAACTTGGGTGTTCAGCGAGAATATATGAATATAATGATAGTTTTCATATGATTGATGGCCCTAGAATTAAGAGATATGATAATAAATTAAGTGAAATTAAAACTGAACATGTGATTGAAACTCCAGTGGGAAAAGTGTCATCGGTTACAGAAAAAACCTCATCTAGTCCTCATGAAATTATCAAAAAATGGTGGGCAGAAACAAAAGAGGATATTAAGGTTTTTACATATATCGCTGAAAATAGTGATTGGGGTTGGAATGAAAATTATTATCAGAAGACTAAAGAAGAATGGGGAGATCTAGGTGCTCCTACAATATTTATGCCTAGAGTCAATGTACAACATTTATATATTGATATAATGGGAGTTGAAAAAGCCATATATGGATTAATGGACTTTGAAGAAGAAATCAAAAGATATTTCCAAGCATTGGATGAAAATCATACCAGGATGATTAAATGTATTAATAATTCGCCTATCAATATCATAAATTTTGGAGACAATTTACATTGTGGAACATTACCACCATACTATTTTGAAAAATATGTTCAACCTGCTTATCTAAAAAGATGTGATCATCTTCATAAAGGTGGAAAATTTGTTTGTTCTCATTGGGATGGTGATACAAAGGCGTTACTTCAGTTTGCTAGAACATGTGGGTTAGATGGGATAGAAGCGATTACTCCAAAACCCCAAGGAGATGTTACATTAGAAGAAGTTAAAGAAGCTCTAGGTGACGATATCTATTTAATTGATGGCATATCTGCTATATTATTTGATGAGATTTATCCAGAACAAGAATTGATTGAACAAACAGAAAAAATAATCAGTCTGTTCAAAGATAAGTTGATTCTTGGAATTTCAGATGAGATATCATCTACAGGTGATATTGAAAGGATAAGAACTGTTGGTAAAATAGTGGATGACTATAATGCATCTACATATAAATTATAGTTGTTGGTGTAAATGAATGTTATCATAGAGGTACTCTAATTACTTAATTGATGATTCTATAAATTTCAAAAACCTCCTAAGCAAAATATTTATATTCTAAATTTTTGCAAGGAGGTTGTTCTTATTTTAATCTATGGTTTCATTTAAATCTATTTCTTCAGTGCCATATTTTCCATATTCTTCTTTTTTTTCTAAATGGGTAATAATATGTTCAATCAGTTCTGGGTCATCTAATTTCTTATTATTTGAGTTAATGTCTTTGCTTTCTGCTATTTGCTCGACTATATTGGGAATATCATTGTCTGGAATTTCTATATCTATTTTTTTCTCAAATAAAGTGTCAGTATCAGATTTTTTGCTATGTTTTATGATTTCATTTTCTTGTATTTCCTTATTAGGTGGAGTTATATATGCTTTTCTCAACTTTTTCTTTAATTTTTTGATTTCCTGCTCTGCTTGGGAGGTTTTTAATTTCCACATTTTTGCTTGGTTTTGTAATTCTTTAGCCATTTTAGCTAAATTGTCGTATTGTTTAGTGATATTTTGCTGAACTTGTTTTTGTTCCTCAAGTTCTTTTTTCAATGTTGTTATATTATACATTTCATTTGAAGTAAAATTACCTATGATTGATTTGATTTCCAAGTTGGTTTGGCTACTTAGTAATATATTGTCTGTATCAACTTGACTCAATACAGCTAAAATAGGATATTGGTATATATAACCAAAAAATTTGTTGCCTGAAAGATTACCTTTATTGTATCCATAAAAATAGAAATGTCTGGCTTCTGGATTTTGCGCAGAGCATAATTTAGGTTCTATGAATGTAGCTCCGCTATTACATGAGAGTGAGTATTTTAGTTTATTGTTTTCTTTGAAGTTGATCCATAGTATATTATTGTATATGAAGATTACAGGAGATATGGATTCTTTTGTAGAATAAACTTTGACTGGTTCATTCCAAGTATCATCCTTAGAAGTAAAATATATAGTATTGTTTGTGTCTCTTTCTACATATGTAACGCATATCTTATTTTCGCATAGGCATAGACTATAATCCATGAATGGACTTACTGAATTGACTATAGTTTCAAATTCTTCCCATTCTTGAGATGTAATGTTGTATTTATATAGATTCAGTTCATAATTCCCTTTCTCATTAAGTACTTGACACAAGAGATATATGATTTTATTATCAAGTATACATTCATATGGAGATGAAAGAGTAGGTACTGAGAAAAGAGATTGCGGTTCAGTTTTTTCAGTGTCCTTGAATGAGTGGAATATTAAGTCGCTTGTTCGTTCATAAGGATTATAAGCACAATAGAAAATGTAATTTTTTTGATGATATAGATATTTGATATTACTTATTTGATAACTATTCTCATAATCATCCAATAAATTAGTAACTTCAAACTTATTGTTTCTCTCATATAAATGAACTAAACTGTTAGTTGAGTTCTTATAAATTATATGTATATTACTATATTCATCTAAAGATGCTGCATATTCATTATTAGTGCTTTTAGCGATAACAACTGCTCTTTGATTATATTTTATTGGATAACGTCTATAGTATATACTTTCTCCAGTTTTGTCTATAAGCAAGTTCGAAGTATTATTTTTCGATAGTAAGTATGGCATAAACATTTCTCCTTTATAAAGTTGTAATAACTTATTTATTAATATATTATTCTATCCTTCAATAATTAATGCTTGAAATAAAAATAACTTAGGGTTTATTTGATTTTCAGAGATAAAATAATTAGATAGACAAAGATTTTCTGTAAATATATTAAATAAGGTTATAAAATTATGTTTGTATGAGTAGATGCTATTAATTGTAATATGATTATTTTTGTTTGACACTAATAATTTAAATTAATAGTGTCTATAACTTAATATTGTAAAAAGAAAGAAAATTAATTCTTAATTATAAGAGATATAATTTCAATTTAGTTGTAGTATGGCTCATTTATGATATTCTTAATTTGGAGAGATAACGAAACTGTAAAAAAACAGCAATATATTATTTCTCTATGTATTATTTATCTTTCTCGAGTTATTAAGCTCATGGATGATAAATGATTAATAGTTTTTATTTAAAGTAAGGAGGCTTAATATGCATAAGAAATTATTTATTCCAGGACCTGTTGAGGTTAAAGATGATGTGCTTAAGGTTATGTCTACACCTATGATTGGGCACAGAACTAAAGAAGCGTCTAAGCTTCAAAGAGACATTAGTGAAAAACTCATGAAACTATTTTATACTAAGAATCAAATTATACTATCTACTACATCCGGCAGTGGATTAATGGAAGCTGCAGTACGTTCCTGTACTAAAAAAAGAGCTGCTATGTTTGCAGTAGGTGCATTCGGTAAGAGATGGTATGATATGGCTGTTGGTAATAATGTACCAGCTGACTTGTTTGAAGTCGAGTGGGGTACTCATACCACAAAAGAATCTGTAGATGAAGTATTGGCAACAGGCAAATATGATGTTGTTACAGTTACTCATAATGAAACATCAACAGGTGTTATGAATCCTGTTGATGAAATTGGCGAAGTTGTCAAGAAATATCCTGATGTTGTTTTTTGCGTAGATGCTGTTAGTTCAGCTGGTGGTGCTAAAATTGAAGTTGATAAATGTGGAATTGACATATGTATAACTTCCACTCAAAAGGCTCTTGGATTACCTCCAGGACTTGCTGTTTGTTCAATTTCAGAAAAAGCTATCAATGCCGCGAGACAAGTAGAAAACAGAGGATTCTATCTAGACCTAGTTAAACTATATGATACTATTAAGAAAAAAGATCATCAATATCCATCAACACCATCATTGTCACATATGTTTGCACTTGATTATCAACTAGATAAAATTCTAGAAGAAGGTCTTGATAATAGATTTGCAAGACATATTGAGATGGCTAAATATGTTAGAAATTGGGCAAATGAATATTTTGAGTTATTACCTGATGAAAAATATGCGTCAAATACATTAACAAATATTAAGAATACAAGAGGAATCAGTGTAGCAGAATTAAATAAAGCTCTTGGTGAAAGAGGATTCATGATTTCTAATGGATATGGCAAGTTGAAAGAAAAAACATTTAGAATAGCTCATATGGCAGATGCTACATTGCCTGAGGTAAAAGAACTTCTTGAGAATATAGAAGATATACTTAATCTGAATTAAAGAATAAGTAAATAATAATAAATAATTTTTATGTTTAATAGGTTTTAAAAGTAAGATTATTGGAGGTTATATTATGGCAAAAATATTAGTTGCTGATGGTATGGATAAAAATGCTGCAAAAGAGTTAACTAATATGGGGCATGAACTAGTTAAGGAACATTTGGAAGTAGAAGAGTTAAAAGAACAATTAGGTGATTTTGATGCAGTTATTATTAGATCCGCTACTAAAATCAGAAAAGAAATAATTGATGCAGTGTGTGGAAGTAATCTAAAGTTAATCATTAGAGCTGGAGTAGGACTTGACAATATTGATGTATCGTATGCAAGAGAAAAAGGTATTGCAGTTGAAAATACTCCAAAAGCCAGCAGTGCTTCAGTTGCAGAACTTACAATCGCTCATATGTTTTCATTGGCTAGATTTCTATATATATCCAATGTAACAATGAGAGAAGGCATGTGGTACAAAAAAGCTTATAAAGGTACTGAATTAGCTGGTAAGACACTAGGACTCATAGGATTTGGTAGAATTGCTGTGGAAGTGGCAAAAAAAGCTAGTGTTCTAGGTATGAAAGTCATTTATACAGATATTATAGCTAAGGATGGATACGATGAATATAGTTGTGTAAGCAAAGAAGAAGTGTTGAAAACTGCTGATTTCATTTCATTACATATTCCATTTATTAAAGAGATTGGACCAGTTCTTAGTGAAAAAGAATTCAATATGATGAAAGATGGAGTTTTCGTTATAAACTGTGCTAGAGGTGGCGTAGTTGATGAGGCTGCTTTAATTAATGCTCTTAATTCAGGCAAGGTAGCTGGTGCAGCCATTGATGTATATGAAGAAGAACCTACCAAAAATAAAAAATTATTGACCCATGAAAAAGTTTCCTTAACACCTCATATTGGAGCATCAACTAAAGAGGCTCAAGCTAGAATAGGTTTAGAAATAATTGATAAGATAAAAGAATATTTTTAGTATGTACAATGTTTTGATAGGAGGTTAACATATGGCTGTCGTAAGACCTTTTAAGGGAATTAGGCCCAGTAAAGATTTAGTGGAAAAAGTTGCTTCTCTACCTTATGATGTTATGAATAGAGAAGAAGCAAAAAATATGGCTAATGGTAATGAATACTCTTTTTTACATGTTGTAAGAGCAGAAATAGATGTAGAAGATGATATGGATCAATATAATCCTATTGTTTATAAAACAGCAAGGAAGAATCTTGATAAAATGATTGATGATAAGATTTTAGTTACAGAAGATAAGCCTTGCTATTATATTTATAGACAGATAATGTTCGGTAGGGTTCAAACAGGGATTGTCGGATGTACATCTATTGATGATTACATGAATAATGTCATAAAGAAACATGAATTTACTAGACCAGCTAAAGAAGTAGATAGAATTAACAATTTCGATTATTGTAATGCCAATACAGCACCTATATTCTTGACATATAGAAAAAATAATGAACTAAATACAATAATTAATGATTATATTAAGTTTAATAAGCCTATTTACAATTTTACAAGTGAAGATGACATTACACATATTGTATGGGCAATCAATGGAGATTCCATAGTAGATAATATCAACAATATATTCAAAAACATTGATTATTTGTATATAGCTGATGGACATCATCGTTCAGCTTCATCTGTTAAAGTGGGTTTGAAAAGAAGAGAAGAAAATTCAGATTATACAGGTGAAGAGGAGTTTAATTACTTTCTATCTGTTATTTTCCCTGATGAAGATTTATTCATTATGGATTATAACAGAGTAGTAAAAGATTTGAATGGTTATACAGTAGAGGAATTTATTAATAAAATCAGTAATAAATTTATAGTAGAAGAATATTCACAAGGAAGTTACAGACCAGATAAAAAGCATACTTTTGGAATGTACTTAGATGGTAAATGGTATAAGCTTACTGCTAAGGATAGTATAACTAATAAGGAGAATATAGTTGAAAGACTTGATGTAGCTATTCTCCAAGATAATTTATTAGGTCCTATTCTTAATATAGAAGATCCTAGAACTGATAAGAGAATAGATTTTATTGGTGGTATAAGGGGTCTGGAAGAACTAGAGAAACGAGTTGATGAAGGTATGAAAGTTGCTTTTTCAATGTATCCAACAACTATAGACGATTTAATGGAAGTTGCTGATACAGGTGAAGTGATGCCTCCAAAATCAACTTGGTTCGAACCTAAATTAAGAAGTGGATTATTTATCCACAGATTAAGCTAAAACAGTATAAACACAAATATTTTGTAGCAGTGATTAAATTATGATTAATATTGAGCCAGAATTTAGTCACTGCTATTTTAAAATTAAAAAGGAGGAGTATATTTGAAGTTAGAAGGTAAAGTTGCGCTTATTACAGGAGCAGGACGTGGCATCGGTGCTGCCACAGCAATTAAATTTGCACAAGAGGGAGCAAGAGTAGTAATAGCTTCTTTATTTGAAAATGAAGTAGAAGAAACAGTCAATAAGATAAAGGATATGAGTAATGAAGCTATAGGTATTACAGTTGACGTAACTGATAGACAGCAGGTTGAAACCATGATCAGAAAAACATTAGATGCTTATAGGAGATTGGATATTATAGTGAACAATGCTGGCATTACAGCTGATGGTACATTAGTGAAAATGACTGAAGAAAACTTTGATAAGGTTGTAGATGTTAACTTAAAGGGTGTCTATAATTGTGCTCAGGCTGCAGCTAGAGTTATGATTGAACAAGGCAACGGAGTTATATTGAATGCGACATCAGTTGTGGGGCTATATGGCAATTATGGTCAGACCAACTATGCTGCCACTAAATGGGGTGTAATAGGTATGACTAAAACATGGGCAAAAGAATTAGGTAAAAAAGGCATTAGAGTCAATGCTGTAGCTCCTGGATTCATTCTTACGCCTATGACCGAAAAAATGCCTGAGAAAGTTCTGAATATGATGAGGGATAAGGCTCCTATGAAGAGATTAGGTTTGCCAGAAGATGTTGCAAATGCATATTTGTATTTAGCTTCTGATGAAGCAAGCTTCGTAACGGGTTCTGTTCTTGAAGTAACAGGTGGTATTGTATTATAAAAAAAGGAAGATGATAGGAAAATATTTCTGGAGAGGATTGGGTATTTATGAGAGAAGTAGTAATTGTAGGTGCGGCGAGAACACCGATAGGTAAATTTGGAGGTGGTTTAACTAAGCTCTCTGCTGTTGAACTAGGGGTGGTTGCAGCGAAGGCGGCTATAGAAAGATCAGGGGTAAAAGCAGAATTGATTGATGAAGTATTGATAGGTAATGTTCTAACTGCTGGACTTGGTCAAAATACTGCCAGACAAATAGCTATCGGTTCAGGTATTCCAGAAACTACACCTGCAATCACAATCAATAAGGTATGTGGTTCAGGACTTAGAACTGTAAGTATGGCAGCACAATTCATCATGCTTGGAGATGCAGATATAGTACTTGCTGGTGGTGCGGAAAGTATGAGTAATGCGCCTTATCTAATCAACAAAGCAAGATGGGGTCAGAGAATGGGTAATGGCGAACTTGTTGATTCAATGATAAATGATGGACTTACAGATATATTCAACAAATATCATATGGGTATTACTGCTGAAAATATTGCTAATAGATGGAATGTAACAAGAGAAGAACAAGATGAATTTTCTCTTAACAGTCAGTTGAAAGCTGAAAAAGCCCAAAAAGAAGATAGATTTCAAGATGAAATAGTGCCAGTGGTAATTCCACAACGAAAGGGAGAGCCTATAGTTCTAAATAAAGATGAATTTCCAAAACACGGAATGACTATAGAAAAACTTGGAAAATTAAGACCAGCATTTGATAAGGAAGGTACTGTTACAGCAGGAAATGCTTCTGGCATTAATGATGGGGCATCAATGCTAGTTGTAATGGCAAAAGAGAAAGCAGAGGAATTGGGTATTAAGCCTCTAGTTACAATTAAATCTTATGCCTCTGCTGCTCTTGACCCAAGTATCATGGGGTATGCACCAGTACCAGCTACAAAAAAAGCCTTAGAAAAAGCTTCAATGACAGTAGATGATCTTGATTTAATAGAAGCTAATGAGGCATTTGCAGCACAATCCATTGCTGTACTTAGAGATTTAGGATTGGATAAAGAAAAAGTCAATGTAAATGGTGGAGCTATAGCATTAGGTCATCCAATAGGAGCATCTGGAGCACGTATTTTAATTACACTCATTTATGAAATGATTAAAAGAGAGTGTAAGACAGGATTGGCTACTTTGTGTATTGGCGGGGGTCAAGGAACCGCTATGATAGTAGAAAGATAACATAGGTTAAGGTTATGCTGTATATATTATTATAAATGGCATAGCCTTAATTTGCTTTTTGCAGGTTTTATAGTTAAGAATTAAAGATTACATAAGATTTGATTATTTTTAGCGTAAATTATTAATTGATTTCAAGATTATCTTTATTGAATTGGCAAAATCTATTTCCTATTTCTAGAACACAGGGAACACCATTTACTAATGATGTAAGGTCTATATCATCTTTCTTAATGCTTTCCGATAACTCCCATATTGTAGCTGTTCCTATAGGTTTGTCATTTTGGTAAAAAGATATTTTACAATAAGGGGCAGTTTTTTTCTGAGATATGTAGTTATTGAATTTGTTTATTTCAGTTATTGAAAAAATATCTTGTTTTAACAAGTAAAGATTTTCATCAATATAAATATCAGAAGTATTACTGGAGGTATATTTAATTTTAATTTTATCTGCTTCTTGTAAAGATTCTATTGTGTTTAACCATTTTTTGCCGCTGGGTTGTCTTATAACAGCAGTTATTATTAACAATGTTCCAATTATAGTACAAATAATATAAAATTTCTTATTTTTCATTGGTACACCTTCTTTTGGTTGTTTGAGTATACATATTATAAATCAAATAAAATACCTAATAGTAATTATATATTA from Vallitalea longa includes the following:
- a CDS encoding DUF1015 domain-containing protein, which gives rise to MAVVRPFKGIRPSKDLVEKVASLPYDVMNREEAKNMANGNEYSFLHVVRAEIDVEDDMDQYNPIVYKTARKNLDKMIDDKILVTEDKPCYYIYRQIMFGRVQTGIVGCTSIDDYMNNVIKKHEFTRPAKEVDRINNFDYCNANTAPIFLTYRKNNELNTIINDYIKFNKPIYNFTSEDDITHIVWAINGDSIVDNINNIFKNIDYLYIADGHHRSASSVKVGLKRREENSDYTGEEEFNYFLSVIFPDEDLFIMDYNRVVKDLNGYTVEEFINKISNKFIVEEYSQGSYRPDKKHTFGMYLDGKWYKLTAKDSITNKENIVERLDVAILQDNLLGPILNIEDPRTDKRIDFIGGIRGLEELEKRVDEGMKVAFSMYPTTIDDLMEVADTGEVMPPKSTWFEPKLRSGLFIHRLS
- the fabG gene encoding 3-oxoacyl-ACP reductase FabG, with amino-acid sequence MKLEGKVALITGAGRGIGAATAIKFAQEGARVVIASLFENEVEETVNKIKDMSNEAIGITVDVTDRQQVETMIRKTLDAYRRLDIIVNNAGITADGTLVKMTEENFDKVVDVNLKGVYNCAQAAARVMIEQGNGVILNATSVVGLYGNYGQTNYAATKWGVIGMTKTWAKELGKKGIRVNAVAPGFILTPMTEKMPEKVLNMMRDKAPMKRLGLPEDVANAYLYLASDEASFVTGSVLEVTGGIVL
- a CDS encoding acetyl-CoA C-acetyltransferase produces the protein MREVVIVGAARTPIGKFGGGLTKLSAVELGVVAAKAAIERSGVKAELIDEVLIGNVLTAGLGQNTARQIAIGSGIPETTPAITINKVCGSGLRTVSMAAQFIMLGDADIVLAGGAESMSNAPYLINKARWGQRMGNGELVDSMINDGLTDIFNKYHMGITAENIANRWNVTREEQDEFSLNSQLKAEKAQKEDRFQDEIVPVVIPQRKGEPIVLNKDEFPKHGMTIEKLGKLRPAFDKEGTVTAGNASGINDGASMLVVMAKEKAEELGIKPLVTIKSYASAALDPSIMGYAPVPATKKALEKASMTVDDLDLIEANEAFAAQSIAVLRDLGLDKEKVNVNGGAIALGHPIGASGARILITLIYEMIKRECKTGLATLCIGGGQGTAMIVER